A single region of the Vicugna pacos unplaced genomic scaffold, VicPac4 scaffold_76, whole genome shotgun sequence genome encodes:
- the LOC107034530 gene encoding uncharacterized protein → MPATKKRRLAAGSQNRVGSGMGRGPDSVRGRLGTAERRARGGRNVSPRDFQAVVQAVWEEEEEEEVLEGAQPIENYFWNVQPIEEEDEVEEEDIENDEEMDEEVDDEEDEMDYEEDDYERDEEREEYEEEEEDSDEEEDAGYVDEEEEDGEEDGPPEGRGPDAAADFKLEYFFRKLKIPKSVPGFPKEANEYQYENFDEEEEREDGNDKPEERLKVDMVSAEGRPEKYSWKA, encoded by the exons ATGCCTGCCACAAAGAAGCGAAGATTAGCCGCAGGTAGTCAGAACAGAGTCGGTAGTGGGATGGGCCGAGGCCCTGACTCAGTCAGGGGAAGACTAGGGACTGCAGAACGGCGTGCCAGGGGCGGCAGGAACGTATCCCCTAGGGATTTCCAAGCGGTAGTTCAAGCcgtttgggaggaggaggaggaggaagaagtgcTGGAGGGCGCCCAGCCGATCGAGAACTACTTCTGGAATGTGCAGCCGATAGAAGAGGAGGATGAGGTAGAAGAGGAGGACATTGAGAATGATGAGGAAATGGATGAAGAGGTGGACGACGAAGAGGATGAGATGGACTACGAAGAGGATGACTATGAGAGAGATGAGGAGCGTGAGGAatatgaggaggaggaggaagacagcgaTGAGGAAGAAGATGCGGGATATGTGGATGAAGAAGAGGAGGATGGTGAGGAGGATG GTCCTCCTGAGGGCAGAGGACCAGATGCTGCTGCTGATTTTAAATTGGAGTATTTTTTCCGCAAACTTAAGATCCCAAAGTCTGTACCAGGCTTCCCTAAAGAAGCAAATGAATATCAGTACGAAAACTTtgatgaagaggaagagagagaggatggaAATGACAAACCAGAAGAAAGACTCAAAGTGGATATGGTCTCAGCAGAGGGCCGCCCTGAAAAATACAG TTGGAAAGCATAG